GGTTTGTTTACTATTCCTACACGGAGTGCTGGTGGAGTTTCTTTTtcagacacacacatatttatttGGTGGTGAATATATGGCCCAGTGGCATAATGCAGTTTTTTCCGTTTTTTCTTTTTCCCAACTTAAATGAAAAGGCACCATTTTGATTATATTTATTCTGCTAATGAAATACTGTGACCTCAGCTACACATGAATGGCACttttaataataacaacatAATAACATGAACACATTTTTCATACATCGAGTTTATAAAAGTCTCTGTTTCGCTAAAATAAAATAGTTTTCCTCAAATACCTAATTATAGAAAATAAAGGTTTAGTGGTGATCTGTTTAGTTTTACACGGCTATAGGATCTTGGTTGACCATGACACTAGTTAGTCTGCTCTGCAGGTGTTCCTGTGGTGACAGGTGTAGTACAGGGTTAGTTCTGTTACCCTCCAGCCCGTCCAGAACCGCGGACCCGCAGAGCGGGTTTTGCAAGCCGAGAAACGGCGTGTCCTCGTCCTCGCTTTCCGAGCTGCTGCTCGCCGAGTTACTGCCGCTGCCGGGCTCTGACGACTCTTCGGCCGCCCGGACGATCTGTTGAGTTCTTTCGCTGGGGTTGTGCGAACTTTCGGTCCCTCCGTCCTCTTCGATGTGCAGAGGGCTGGCCGGAGGGCTCAGCAGGTCGAGGCCGTGATTGTAGTGGGCAGAGTTACGGAGATTGTGGCCCGACCTCCGGGCCTGGTTCGAAGCCGATTTGTCGCGCATGATCGGAGGCGTCCGGAAAAGCAGGGGGCGCTCGTCCTCTCCGGAGGGACTGGTCGCCATGGAAGGGATGGAGGTCGCCAGGCTGGAGAGAGGAGCCGACATCTCGGAAGGCGGCGAGGAGGGCGTCACAGGAGACAGAGGCCCCACGGGTGACAGGCGGATGGGTGTTGTTATGGCTGGGACGTACCTGAAATACACAGAGCAGTTTGTACGGTACTGCTACCCATTCTTTTATGATTATGAAACAAACGATAGAAGTATGGGAATGATAGAGATCTCTGCACACTTGGGTCATTCTATCAACCAATGAGACTTTCATGACATAAGTCGTTGGGATGTAATGTGCAGTAAATGTACCTCTCACTGCAGGAGATCTGAGCTTCTCTGGAGTTCTGATGTGAACCTCCAGTAGCGTTCAGACGGCCTCTCTGTACAGGTGCAACATGATGTCGGCAGTTCTCCACCGATGTGTTCACCGTCACCGTATGACTGTCCGAATCCACGCTCTCTGTTTTACTCCAGCTGTGAAAGCAACAAGAGATTTACAGCCAAAATAACTTTGGTTTGTTCGTCaattcaagctgttttaaaacatgaagaAATCACTGTGACAGGAAAAACTTTTACATATGCtgtttagggctgtcaaaagattaatcgtgattaatcgcatacaaaataaaagtttgcataatatatttgtgtccgtattatgtgtaattattttgtatataagaAATAATTAAGAAACGTGtatataaatttattttgattttgatatttatcaattaatatatatattaggggtgcaccgaaaTTTCGGTCGCCGAAAAtttcggccgaaaatggcaTTATCGGTTTCGGGCCGAAATAAAAAATCCAGCCGAAAATGTAAACCGAAAATGAATGTCAACCGCGTCCCTCTCATCTGTGCGCTAGCGCTTGGGTTTCACTCACGGTGATCAGTCGTCTCCCACCCCTCCCCTTCATGCTCAAGCAGGTTTCACTCACGGTCGAGCTGTTTGCACGCGTCTGCAAAGATTAAGCatgtcttgatgtgtaaactttagagagagtcgcgctaatgtgtctcatactgtaatccattaacatacatttggcgaataaagcaatgaaacacaacgtaacgtttttatgtggagcgactgttgcGCTGTTTGGGATACACCCTCGGTCTCTGTATGTGcatgcgtttaagtgccctcggTAGTGCACATAAGAGAGAaacgcgtttaaaaaaaaacaagcaaacataaaatctcgctgttattgacagggcacatataaacaaaattctctccacagtattctttttctaataaaaacatttgtttatgtcttaagtgtatgtatagattacagtcagattaacctacttaagtctgtgtcattaatgttaatcaaacaacccatgacaaagagacaaatagctctaaaaaataattatatatttaattgattgtgttatgattcatttaatttgatttctgtaccttatgctaatttcagaccttattaatgtacaactttgttctcttttataaaTGTTAGCAATTTCTTTATCGTTTATTAGATTATTCCCACCtgctttttgctgatccgaaaaataatctgatctgtgcctcaaaaactgtaatgtgatccgaactatgagtttttttattcgtcacacacccctagtaaagttagtacacagtgatggccataaatgcaattgtactaataattggcataataatttatttcggtgtttcggtttcggtttttcggccttggcTTCCTTttttcggttttcggtttcggccaagaattttcatttcggtgcatcactaatatatatatataaataagtaaaaaaatcttaCATTTATACTAGCGccgggcatagattaatctagattaatctcatacaaaataaaagtagtttgtgttgtgtgtaattattatgtatatataaatacacacacattcatgtatgtgtttaagaaacatttacatgtgtatatatatttatttatatttttatatattctatattatatataaataaaaaacgatatataaataataaatttcttaaatgtatatttatgtatgtgtgcaCAAACtcataaattatgcaaaaaataacttttattttctatgAGATTactctagattaatctatgacCAGCCCtaatttatacatgtatgtgtgtgtatatatatatatatatatatatatatatatatatatatatatatatatatatatatataaaatgcaaacacaaacttttattttgtatgcgattaatcgcgattaatcttttgaaaaCTCTAATGCTGTTATtatgctcaaagatgagttttaactgataaaataatcaattaCAGGGAGACTTTAAATTAAGAGGCTACCGGGGGGTTCACAGACCCTCATAAGCATAAGAGCAAAATAATTACATTCACCCTTCTCATCAGTTTTATTTAATCTGTCTTCATGTGATAAAACTAACATTCAAAATCTGGTTAATTCAGAAGTGTTTGTATTCAGTAGGTTCACAATGCTCTTAATGTTTCTGTCTGTGCTGAATGTGTCACTTTCTAACACATTGTCAGGTGTTTCTAGATAATATAACAAAAGTCATGATTGTATATTGAAGCTGCCATCAAAATGATCACAATATTTTTCTAAAACGAAGCTAAGATCAAACGGACAGCAGCGTGTTGTCCAGTGTCGCATATCATCCCTGAAATTcatagcagcttgtgtcaatatGTTATatcctacccagtctcacaaggtttcgtgatatagtcacgtaatttttttattcttttttcgtgatattatcacgaatttccgtgttttttcgtgatcgtataatgaattcctgttttcgtgtgattatcgcatattggttactcaactgctttttcctatttttagaccattgtcgcttgggttaagggctagatttggtgcttgcattagaatgtcactttatgtattggtttatactattttttctgatttatttttttatatgtcgcctggcattagagttgggtttgggtagggatgtcattttatgtaaatggtaagaaaacaggacaaaacagttgagtaaccaatacgtgataatcacacgaaaacaggaattcgttatacggtcacgaaaaaacacgaaaatttgtgataatatcatgaaaaaaagaataaaaaaattacatgactATACAACGAAATTTGATGAGACTGGGCTGTTACATCATGTTGTTGTGAATGTGATAATAACGTCAAGTAATGTACCATGAGCTGGAGAAATTAGTGACAGAAGTGGACAGATGTGTTAAAGTGATGAAGTCATTTGTAGAGAGAGATGTTTCTGCTTCTTTCTCCATCGCATGAAGATGAGGAGGAACAGCACTGTTTGCCATGTAATGCTGCAAATAACACACAAGTGTAAGACACATGAACATGTGCAAAGCTTTTACCATCAGACTCAAATCCATTTAAAAGATGAACTGCTTTGGTTTTCTAGATTTTCATTTGTTGTAAATACAGGAAACTAAACTTAACAGTGCAGTCAACTCGCAATATTTCATGCATATGAAGATAAATGACAGTAAGAATAGATTAGGCATTAGCTTAAAGGGCACCACTTCAATATAAAATCCAAAAATGGCACCAAATCTATCTGAGGTTtctaatttaaatgaattatctCTGGGATCCATACTGCCCAGTGTTCAGTATCACTGAGtgcatttacatgcacagaacAAGCGGACAACTATGAAAAATCCGCTTTTTGTAGAAAACTACAAAGCAGTAGATCGACTATGCAGAAAACTGTGTTTAcatgtaacttgtcaggtttcTCGCAGGCAATAACGTCAccgcctatagtacataataatcaaaaagccggcggcatatctgtcttaagctgtactgttttATCTCTTTTCATTTCTGCAGAACCTGTTAATATAACAAGcatgccgcacaagccctgaaaagtgaaatCAAAACATCTTGATCGCCCCCcacagtgactggtcccagtataggtcataaaccccgcctcccccatgttattcaatgggaccaaataaacaatttaattacaattatcttttattcaaagctggtttctgtcatttactgtcgTTTTTATcatgctgatgtaaattcatgtgtttgtgttta
This window of the Paramisgurnus dabryanus chromosome 10, PD_genome_1.1, whole genome shotgun sequence genome carries:
- the nrg1 gene encoding pro-neuregulin-1, membrane-bound isoform isoform X9; this encodes MSEKKASKEGNKGEKRKQKDSEKANTSGSSPQAEPKLKNLRSSTIEDGKKIILKCEVLSGNPAPTFKWYKNKTELKGKNKPKGLKIKKKKDGKTSELFIRKSTEADAGFYTCEAVNSLGKTNTSANITIIKAATSTTTSAKTSSHVTRCSESERNYCVNGGECFTLEVTPGNIRRLCRCPNEFTGDRCQNYVMASFYKHLGIEFMEAEELYQKRVLTITGICIALLVVGIMCVVAYCKTKKQRKKLHDRLRQSLRERNAAAKGPPNPPPENLQLVNHYMANSAVPPHLHAMEKEAETSLSTNDFITLTHLSTSVTNFSSSCWSKTESVDSDSHTVTVNTSVENCRHHVAPVQRGRLNATGGSHQNSREAQISCSERYVPAITTPIRLSPVGPLSPVTPSSPPSEMSAPLSSLATSIPSMATSPSGEDERPLLFRTPPIMRDKSASNQARRSGHNLRNSAHYNHGLDLLSPPASPLHIEEDGGTESSHNPSERTQQIVRAAEESSEPGSGSNSASSSSESEDEDTPFLGLQNPLCGSAVLDGLEGNRTNPVLHLSPQEHLQSRLTSVMVNQDPIAV
- the nrg1 gene encoding pro-neuregulin-1, membrane-bound isoform isoform X10 — encoded protein: MSEKKASKEGNKGEKRKQKDSEKANTSGSSPQAEPKLKNLRSSTIEDGKKIILKCEVLSGNPAPTFKWYKNKTELKGKNKPKGLKIKKKKDGKTSELFIRKSTEADAGFYTCEAVNSLGKTNTSANITIIKAATSTTTSAKTSSHVTRCSESERNYCVNGGECFTLEVTPGNIRRLCRCLPGYTGDRCQTRDPVRVIDQKQAEELYQKRVLTITGICIALLVVGIMCVVAYCKTKKQRKKLHDRLRQSLRERNAAAKGPPNPPPENLQLVNHYMANSAVPPHLHAMEKEAETSLSTNDFITLTHLSTSVTNFSSSCWSKTESVDSDSHTVTVNTSVENCRHHVAPVQRGRLNATGGSHQNSREAQISCSERYVPAITTPIRLSPVGPLSPVTPSSPPSEMSAPLSSLATSIPSMATSPSGEDERPLLFRTPPIMRDKSASNQARRSGHNLRNSAHYNHGLDLLSPPASPLHIEEDGGTESSHNPSERTQQIVRAAEESSEPGSGSNSASSSSESEDEDTPFLGLQNPLCGSAVLDGLEGNRTNPVLHLSPQEHLQSRLTSVMVNQDPIAV